DNA from Helcococcus ovis:
AATATTTTGATAAAAATATTAAAAAGAAGGTTAGAAAGTATCTGAAGAAAAGAAAAAGTTGATAACTCCAATAGTTACACCCTATAAACAATTTAAGGATAAATGGCTAAATAAACCATATACCAAAAAGCCTATTTCTAACAATACTCCATTGATTTTAACAAACAGGAGGGAGCGTGTGCGTTCAAAGTCCGAAAAGATATTGGCAGACTATTTCGATAAAATGAACATTCCATACAAATATGAATGCCCCATTAAATTTGGAGAAATTAACTTTAATCCGGATTTTACATTTTTGAACCCCCTAAATAACAAAGAAATTTATTGGGAGCATTTTGGTATGATGGATAATCCTGACTATGTGAAAATTTTTGTTGACAAGATAAACATCTATTATAAAAATGGAATTATTCTTGGACAAAATTTACTTGTTACTTTTGAAAATACTAATTCCTATATCGACAATGAAATAGTGAAATTGCTTGTAAATAAATATTTAATATAAAAATAGGAGAGTTACAAAATTTGTAATTCTCCCATATGCTATTTATCATTTTTTCTTTTAACAAAATACAATATCACAAATGATCCAAGAGCTATAATTCCTAAAATCACATAAATCATAACCCCTCTATCACCTGTATCCGGTTGTGCAGGTGGTAGTCCCGGCACTTTAGGTTTATTTTTTATAATTAAAATCTTTTCGCCAGAATCCTTATTTACCTCAAAGTCAATAGCATTTTCGCCTAAAATATATCCCTCAGGTGCTTTTATTTCCTTAATTTGGTACTTGCTATAAGGAGCATTTTCTAATACAAATCTGCCATCAGCCCC
Protein-coding regions in this window:
- a CDS encoding PDDEXK family nuclease — translated: MRSKSEKILADYFDKMNIPYKYECPIKFGEINFNPDFTFLNPLNNKEIYWEHFGMMDNPDYVKIFVDKINIYYKNGIILGQNLLVTFENTNSYIDNEIVKLLVNKYLI